The stretch of DNA ACGGTTGTCGACGGCTTGATCATTCATGACACCCGGATTCGTCCCGGTTGTAAACGCGCTGCGCGGTTCGCCGACTGCGGCGATGTAGGACAGACCCGTGGGGTTGCCCGTGGCACCGGTGGTGGAAATTGAAACCAAGTTGTCGCCCGTATCGATCGCACCATTAACCGATTGCAGATCGGCATAGCCGCTTTCGAAGTCAATAAACCCAGCCTGTGCTTCTAAGCTACAAGCCACCAACACCGCCGCACTCAACATCAAACACTTCTTCATCAAACTCTCCCCTTGATTTGCCCAAAACAAAAAAATGGTGAAACTTCAAACGATGTCCATCCTGCCGGCACAGATAGCCTGTCTGGCGTCACGGCCCACAAATTCCGTCGCGTGCTCACTTTTGTAGCTTTGCGACGAATACGGGGATTAGGAAAAACTGTGCCAATCGGAACGCTAAAGACCGAACTGTCCCTCTAAGTGGCCATTCTGCTTGGACTTTTGCTTTTTTTCTTTTAGGCCACTTGTTGACTCACATTTCGGCATGTTCAATTTGATCGTCATTTCCTTAGCAAATCGTAAAGGCTTCTTGACGCCGTTTTGGGAGGAGTGCAGCCAAAGATCGATTGATCAAAGCGAACCAGTTTGGATGGACCATGAGTTCGAAAGTGCGCGCAAGAGGAGCTATCGACAGGCTGAGCGCTTCGATGGCTGTCGGGGAAAATACCTGCGGTGAAGAGCAAGCTTTCAGCTACGGTGCCGGTTTTGTTCGAAATTTCACGGCACCCAAATGCGCAGCCTCAGCCATTCATTCCTAGGTGTTGGGGCATCACGTCAAACGACGTACGCCTCCCAGACCGGCGATACGGGCGATCGTCGCCACTGACTTGGGAGGTCGATGTTTCGCTGTCGGTCGCGCGGAACCTGACGCAAACAGTTCGACCTTAGGAGTCTTTAGGGGGGAGACTTTTCGTGGAACCGGTAATATCGGTGCGATGCTCCAGATAGCCGACCCCGACCAAAATGATGGTCGCAAATCCGGTGGCGACGAGTGCCAGTAGATAGTCCCCCAATCCACAGGCGATCCCCACCGCACCCACGACCCACACGGTAGCGGCTGTCGTCAGCCCGCGGATGGATTTCCCCGCCTGGATAATCGAGCCAGCGCCCAGAAATCCCAGTCCACCGACGATTCCGGCAATCACGCGAGTAGGATCGACGCGGGTCGCTCCCTCAGTATCGGCCAATCGCTCCTGTAAGTTCCAGGCGGCCATCGTAAAGATAGCCGTCCCCAGCCCCACCATCATCTGCGTCCGCAACCCAGCCGCCTTGCCCTGTGTTTCACGCTCAAACCCCAACACCGCCGCACACAACACCGCCATCAGCGGCCGCAGGATAATGTCCGGGATGGAATCGATAAACTCGAACATGATGATTGTCTGTTGGGGGGAGTGCTCTTTCCACCACTGGTCAGCCTCCCGCCTGCTTGCAGGGTTACACATTCACTTGATCATTGACGTATCGTTTGGCCAATCGCTCAGCAGTGTAAATGATGGACATGAGTACGCAGATCATCCTAATATTTTGTTGGGTATTTACATTTTGCCAATACATGCGTGACTCGAATTCCGCTTGCCGAATTCGTTCGTATAACAAATTAATTCGGTCGAATGCGTCTACATCGGCGATCAGATCGGTGCGGTCAAGGGGAGATTGGGGAGGCAACGGTAAAGTGCCCAAAGGGACGATCACCAAGATAACATAGCAAAGCAAGCCTCTGCATGTGTATTGAATGGTTTGCGATGTGGACCACCGTTGCTGTTGAGGCCGCATGATCCAATGTAAAAACCCCCAATAGACTATCGTCAACACGGAAACCAGGACGAAATTCAGATCGAATGGGTCGATGTCAGACATGAGCACAATCCCTTGTTGGTATTCGAACCCGCCTGGGCCAAGTCGTTCCAGTCGCGATTACTTCGCGGATTGTTGCTCACTCACATCATCGCGGCAATAGCGTTTTGCCAATACTTGGCCCATTATCACTAAACCACCGAACACATAAATGATCGTCATTGCCCGGATGAATTGGGACTTCCCCCAATGGACGTTGATTGCACCGTTAAAATGATCCACCCGTTCGACCAAAAAAGAATTCGGATCTTCCGCGTTTTGCAATTCGGTGAGATCCAGCTCTAACTTTGGAGTTTCCGTGACAGCACATTGCCAGGCAATGCAAGTCGCCATCACATAGACCATGAGGCCCCCCAGCGCATATCGGATCGTATGTTCTGTCGACAATTTCTTCTGTGATGCCCGGATGATCAATGCCAGATACCCTAGGTACATCAACGCGACCGCCCCCGCGATGAGCATGATCGTGCCTATGTTATCAGTGGAAGACATGAAGACAACTCCTTATCTGAGCGGTGAAACGCAACCCGTCTCCAAGGGGAGCCCCTAAAAAACAATTGGAGTCGCCCTGTCTTGAGACTTCCTTAGCAGGTTGAACTTACGTCCGTCGTTGTATTTCATCCACACTGTCCGCCCATAGTTTTGAACGGCGCGGCGATGAACGGTTGAGCCATTGCGGCAAACGGCCTGCTGCGCACCAAAAAGCCATTGTTAATCCCATTGGAAGATACAAGAGAGACAATGGGAGCGTAATGAACAACCATAATGGATGTGCACGTATCCATTCAGGATAATGCTCAAAGACCCCACACCAAGTCGAGATCATTATCCAGACATAGAATGCAACGAGACCAATGGAGAAGCGGATCACAAGAAAGAGAAACCGCGCCATAGTGAAGCACCTCAGCAACTGTGGGAAAAGTGGTCTGTGATACCGGGGCGGGTAATACTATTAACATAGATACCACTTCTGACCAAGCCTTTCTGCTGGCAGACGGTGCGGGGCACTGTCTCTCCATCCGCAGCTTGGAGAGAAAGGTTATTTGCGCTTGCAAAGTTCCACTAGCTTTTCCGGGCGTTTAGGGCCATTCAATTCTTCAAGCAACTCACTGGGAAAATCACGAAAAGGATTCCCCCACCATTTTCGCATTTTCCGATTCCAAATTCGCCAACCGACGCCTGGAATCGCTTTACAGACATAGCGGGATTTTGCTTTTCCCATGATGTTGGTTGTAATAGTACCGTAGGGCAGGCTCCCGCCTGCCGTGCGTAATAGGCGACGCGGCTTGGTACGAGCGGCAGGCGGGAGCCTACTCTTGCTCAATATTTGCGAAAAAAAATTCCGCCAAGCACTTCGCCGTTTTTTTGAAGATCACCCATGAGCCAATTTCGGCTCCGGCCGTAAAAAACAACATCACAAAAAGATATGGCGCCTTGCCGATCCAGAAATCCATGAGAAACCAATAGGCTACCAATGGGCACCAAGGCAGCATGACTGCAATGCTGAACGCAGCCGATAACGCAAGCCATTTGGTTAGGAACCACGGCTTCATAGTGATTCCGTTCACATTGTCGATTGATTCACACATCTGACGCTCCAACCCGCACTGACACACTCGCCCCGTGCGCCGTTAGCCCTTCCTTGTCCGCCATGCGGCAAATATCCCCCGCATCTCCCCGCAAGCTGGCTTCGTCGTAACGGATGATCGACGAACGTTTCAAAAAGTCATTCGCGCACAATCCATTAGCAAAACGTGCGGTGCCGCCGGTCGGCAGGACGTGGGATGGCCCGGCGACGTAATCGCCGGCGGCGACCGGGGTGTAGTGCCCTAGGAAAATTGCGCCGGCGTTTTGGAGTTTGTCCAGCAGCGATTCCGGGTTAGCCGTGGAGACATGCAAGTGCTCCGGCGCGAGCAAGTCCGAGAGTCGGCACGCTTCATCCGCGTCGCGAGCCAGAATTAATGCGCCGTAATCCTCTAAGCTGGTGCGGGCTAAATCTCCCCGTTCCAGTTGCGCGAGTTGTGCTATCAACTCCGCCCGCACCGCCTCCATCAACGGTTGATGCCAGGTGATCATCACGCCGCTGCCGGGTGAATGCTCGGCCTGGGAAATCAAATCACTGGCGACAAAATCGGCCCGCGCCGTTTCATCGGCCAACACCACCACTTCGCTCGGGCCGGCGATGCTGTCGATGTCGACGTCGCCGAAGACGTGTTGTTTGGCCAGGGCAACGAACAGATTGCCCGGCCCCACGATTTTGTCGACCTGTGGAATCCCTTCGACCCCATAGGCAAGCGCCGCCACTCCCTGTGCTCCACCGACGCGAATGACTTCCGTAATGCCTAACTCATGGCAGGCGGCCAGAATGTCGACGTTGTATCCGCCAAAATCGGTCGGGGGCACAATGACGGCGATCTCCTGAACACCCGCCGCCTGCGCGGGGACAGCCGTCATCAATAGTGTCGACGGGTACGCCGCCGCTCCCCCCGGAATGCAGACCCCAATCCGCCGTAGCGGCAAATACCGCTGACCAAGCACCACCCGCCCTGCTCCGCTGGCACGTTCGATGCTGACGTCTTGATTAAGAATCGCCTGTTGAAATTCCAAGACGTTGTCACGAATCCGGCGAATAGTGGCCAGATATTCTTCATCGGCGGCGGCGTGGGCGTCAGCCAGTTCCTCGGCCGTCACCCGCATCGTGTCGACATCCAGTTCGCGGCGGTCCAGTTTGGCCGTATATTCCAGCACCGCCGGCAAACCTTGCGCGCGGACGTCGCTGCAGATCTTCTCGACGACCTGTTGTGGTGTGAGTGGGGCTCCAAACAAGTCGATCGTCCGCTGTCGCCCCGCAGCGGAGACGATATCCCCCCGCGGGCTGAGTTTGCGCCGCAACTCCGAGAGCGCCGCAATCGGGTCCTCGTTGTGGCAGTCGATGGTTTGGATATTGAGTGTTTGGGAGCTGGAATCGGTCATGACCGGGTGCCGTTTTGTGGGAATATACTCGGAAAAGAATCTTCGTCTCGCATCCTATACAGTGAGCTGGTGATGGTAAAGTTCGCCGACCGGGCCTCGCCGAACGGACGGCACCTGATTGATCAACGCCCGCTGGGCGACTAAAGTATCAATATCGCCCGAGCCAAGCGGCAAATGGCGAGCGGTATGCAATTGCCTGCCGGTACGGTTCCCCAACTAAAAGCCAACCAGGATAATGATCAAAATGCCCGACGCAATCATCGAAATGCGTAGCGATACCATGACCAAACCGACCCCCGCCATGCGCGAAGCGATCGCCAATGCCGAGGTGGGGGATGATATGTCGGGTGAGGATCCGACCGTCAACCGGTTGGAAGCGATGATTGCCGAGCGGTTGGGCAAGGAAGCGGCTGTGTTTGCCTGTTCGGGAACGCAATCGAATCAAATGGGGGTCCGCGTGCATTGTCGTCCGGGAGACGAATTGCTGATCGAGGCCTGGGGGCATATTGCCAGTTATGAAGCGGGTGGACCGGCGGCACTGAGTGGCGTGACCTGTCGGCCCATCATCGGCCGCCGCGGTCTGTTAGAAGTTTCTGATCTGGAAGGCCAGATCCACAACGACGATCAACACCTTTGCCCCACACGGTTGGTCTGCGTCGAAAACACCGCCAATCGCGGTGGCGGCGTCGTCTATTCATTGGGGGCCATGCAACAAATCGGCGCCTGGGCGCATGAAAACGGCTTGAAGGTCCACATGGACGGTGCGCGGCTGTTCAACGCCGTTGTGGCGGGAGGCTACACAGCACAGGAAATCTGCGAGCCGGTCGATACGATCTCCGTCTGTTTCTCCAAAGGTCTGGGCTGCCCGATGGGGTCGGCGCTGATTGGGTCCGAAGAAGAAATTCGCATTGCCCGCCGCGCCCGCAAATTATTTGGCGGTGCGATGCGCCAAAGCGGTATCGTGGCTGCTGCGGCGATTTATGCGTTGGAGAACAACGTCGACCGCATGCAAGAGGACCACGACAACGCCCGTGCATTCGCCGAAGCATTGTCACAGATCGAAGGCATCGAGATTGAAATGCCGGAAACGAACCTCGTGTTCTTCGACGTCGAGCAAGAGTACGGCACCGCCTTCGCTCTGTCGTCACGACTGCGAGAATTGGGCGTGAACATCAACCCGACCGGGCCGCAGTCATTGCGGGCCTGCACGCATTTGGACGTCACCCGCGAGCAGTCCCTCCGCGCAGCAGAGTTGATCGGCGATTGCCTGAGCAAAGGTCTGGCGGACGTCGCCGAAACCATCACCGGCGGCCCCTACGCCAGCCGGTGAGGCGATCGGGGCAAACGAACGACGTCTCCGGGAGGGTGAGGCTCCTGCCAGGACGTGTTGTACTCGAGGTAGGTGTAAGGCTTGAGGGATTGGGGTGCCCCTCAAACGTGGCAGACACCCTCACATTCTCACCACGGAACCCTGCAATTCGCTAGCCGTAGGTCTCTTGTCGCCCGTAAACGTTAGTCCCGTTTACGGGACTTGTCACGCGATTCGCGTGTATTAGCCCCGTCGTTTACGGCGGGGTCGCGCATGTCGTACCCATCGCAAAAATAAGCCTCGTTCACGAGGCTTCTCGCAGTTTGGCTTGAGCCAATGCCCACCCCGTCATAAATGACGGGGCTAATACCGCTGCGCGGGGCGCCCGGTGAACCGGGCTTGGGCATCCAGAGATCTCATTATCTAAATACGAAAACACTCCACTGTCTACGACAGCAGTTTCTCGCTATTGCCCCGCAACAATTCATCCACCCCCGGCTCGCAAAATGCGACGCCGACTTCGTAACCGCCGTTCGGGTATTCCGCGGCTGTGGGAATATACCACGGCCCGCCGTCGCCGTACGCGGCTGTGGCGACGAAACGGTTGGGGGCGAGGCTTTGCGCGTGGAGTTGGTATTCGATAAAGCACTCCGCCGGCAGATGTAGCAGTGCAATGTCGTTGACGTGCAGCGAACTGAGCACAATGGGAATCTGTTTCTCAACCCGCCGCAGCCAAGTTAGCATGTACGACGGCCGGTTGCGGCCCACGACCGCGTTATCGCGATTACTGATTTCGGCAACGAGATCCTCTTGTGACAAACTGGCGCGGGGCGTTGGTAGAATATCTTGTGTGTGCCACGACGCTTGTTGGATCGGTTGCGGTTTGAGCGACTCTTCGGATTTGACGATGCCGTCATACATCCGCTCGGTCAGAATCGGCCGCGCTTCATGGGAACCGTCGTTGTATTTCCCGGCGGCAATGTTGCCGGCGCACCCGGTGAAGTAGATGTGTGTGCATTCGGGTTGTTCGGCTTGGCGTTTTTTACGAGCCAAACCGGCGAAGTCGCTGCTCACGCGGCCGTCGCCGTAATAACTCATGGGGTGCGTCGCATAATAATGGCAGGATACCACCTTCTCGTCGCCGTCATAAAACGCGACCGTTTTCAGCCACGGATCGATCAATCCTTCGGGCAAAGCTCGCAATGCTTCATTCGTACAGCTGCTGCCACGCATGGCTTTGACTTTGCCGTTTTCGTCGCGAAACACACGACGGTTTGAGGCGACCTTTTCCACCTTGGCTTGCCCGTGGGCAACGTGCGTCACCGGCCGTGCGTTTTTCAATGCTTCTTTGATCGCCCCCCGACCCCGCTTTAAGCAATCCTCAAAATAATCCAGCTCCACAATGTGCGGCAGATCCCCCTGCTCCAGAATCAGCTTCTCCGCATCGAGGCAGGCAAAGGGTGCGTTGTGTTGATGTACGCATTGCACCGCAACCCGTTCCGGTGTCGTCCCGGCCGCCTCGGCTAAGGCCGTCCGCCATTGCACGTGCGCGTCATTCAATAGCCCCGTCCAGTCAACGGCGCACAGCACGATCGGTTTCCCCGCACCGGTGAGTACAAATCCAATCGCTTCCAGCGAGTCGTCGACCGCCTCAACCGGTTTGATCCACCCACCGCACAGCGAATGTCCCATTGGCGGCGTGACATCAAACCGAAAGGGAGCAATCGTCATTTTGCCGCTTTGTTCAGTCGACTCGGCAGCAAGTAAGGCTTCCATGCCCGAAAAAAGTGGCAATGCGGTTACCGCACCGAGGGACGTTTGCAGAAATTGGCGGCGATCAGAAGCGGGCATGAGGGCAGGCCTATTGAGATTGAAGGTGGGAGGTATCTAATGTCGTAAAACCATTGTAGACACCACGCAACGGCAGCGGCAACGCTCATTGCCAGTCGGGTCGCGCTCGTTATAATGGTAGGTGCATAGTTCTCGGTTTCCGCCAGCATGGCGCCCTCTTGAAATGAACGCGTAATGTCCGACTCCCTCCCCGTCCAATTGGTTGAAAAGCGTGACGCCTTGCTCGGCATTTTGTCCGGCTATGGGCGCGTGGCGGTCGCATTTTCAGCCGGGATCGACAGCACAGTGGTTGCCAAAGCAGCACAACTAGCTTGTGGAGACCGCGCGGTCGCAGTGACCGCCGATAGCCCCAGTCTCGCTGGCGGAGAATTGGAAGAGGCCAAACGCTTAGCAGCGCTCATCGGCATTCGCCACCAAGTCGTGCGGACCGAGGAATTTGAAAACAGCGATTACCTCAAAAACGCCTCCAACCGCTGTTACTTCTGCAAGACGGAGTTGTATACGCAGTTGGAAGGTTTGGCGCCTCAATTGAACGTTGATGTAATTGTCAATGGCGCTAACCTCGATGATCGCGGCGATCACCGCCCCGGCATGCAAGCGGCCAGTGAACACGATATTCGCAGCCCGCTAATCGAAGCTGAGTTCACCAAGGCGGACGTCCGTGCGTTGGCCGCCGATTGGGAGTTGCCCATCTGGGACAAACCGGCCAGCCCTTGCCTGTCCAGTCGCATCGCCTATGGACTCAGCGTGACTCCCGAACGCGTGCGCCGCGTGGATGAGGCGGAATGCTTCCTGCGTGAAGAGTTGGGCTTGCGTGAGTTACGTGTGCGTCACGAACCCAATGACCTAGCCCGGATCGAAGTCCCCGTTACGGCGCTTGCACGTTTTGCGAACGACGATATCCGTGACAAAATCACGACGCACTTCAAATCGCTGGGCTTCAAGTTCATCACGCTCGACCTAGAAGGTTTCCGCTCCGGCAGCATGAACAGCGTCCTGCCGCTCGAGAGCCTAACCATGTCCGCCAAGTGACCGATGCAACCGGCAAGTAATATTGCCGATCCGTAGCAGCATCATCCCTAAGGCAGGCTCCCAAAAAACAGCGACCAACGGAAGCGGCCCATCCCCCTCGAGCGGAAGCTCGCACCAAGCCGCCACGCGGTTAGAGTTCGTACATGCGGAAGTGGCCGAAGACGACTTCTTCGAAGACCGGTTTTCGGAACAATCCGTTGAGCTTGTTGCGGATTTTGCTTCGCAACGATTCAGTCATGGCGTCGTTCAGTTCGCCAACTGTTGCGCCGCGAGCAATCTCAGTCATTGCCGCCTTGATACGGTTGTGATAGCCACCTAAACGACGTTCGAAATGAATGACTTCGTCTTTCGTACCGCGCATGATCCCTGAGACTTCAAACTCCACCACGCGGATGCCTTCGCTTTCGGGAGTTGCCTTCGCGCGTTCCGCAGAACCACTGACCGAGGAAAACTCGCCGAGGTACACTTCTGTTGGTTCTTTGGTTTTTGCGGCTTGAGCCGATTGGCTAGCCTCGTCAGGGGCATGGTGTTCGCCGTTGACCGGGTTGCTAAACCACACAATCAGCCCCGCCACGGGAGCGAACACCAAACTGAGCGAGCCCACAATTTTGGCAATATCCCAGACGGTTTGGCGGCGACTGTTGGCCGTCATACGAGAACGAATGAGTGCTTGAAGTCTTTGCATAAGTGAGTCGCTGATTGAGTCGCTGAATCAGTCGGCGCAAGCGGGTCAATGACAGTTCCGGCAGACAATTGCCCACGTCGAACGACGTTAAATCGGGCGCACAATAAAACATAGCTCATGACCGAGCCCGATTTGGCGCAACGATCACCGGATTTCTTCAATTTGCAACGATTTTATTGCCGCAAAAATTCTCTGCGTCACCAGTCGTCACAAATTTCCCGGACCGCAGCGATCCTTTTGTTTTTTGCCCGCATTGGTGAAAAGTGCGTGGTACAATAGGGGGATTGTGTCGCTCGGGTGGATTTCCGCCGCCGCGATTTCCTACTCTCAATCGACCCAAAATCAGTGCTTTCCCTCGGAGTGAACGTCATGGCCCAAATCAACTCAATTTTTGCTCTCGCGTTTCTCGGCTGTGTTGCAGCCCTCCCCTTAGGGACGCAGTCGAATGTCGCTCACGCTCAAGACAACGACGCTTTCGCGCCACCGGCCGAAGCAGCGAATACTCCTCAATTGACCGAAGAGGAGATTCGTCGTGAATTGGACAAATGGAACGATCTGGAGATCACGCAACGCAAAGACAAGGCACGGCAGTTGATCGCCAAATATCCCAATACGCGCACCGCTCGGCTGGTACAACGTTATTTGGAAGAACTCGAACTTTACGACGAAGCCGCTCAAGCGCAGCGTGACATTGCTGCGGCGCGTGCGGCCCGCGTTCGAGAGTATTGGCGGCAACGGGTCGCGGCGGAATTGTCAACGGTCCCCAACTATCAAACGTTGCCTTTAGTGCGCCTGACCAACAAGGCCGATCAAGCCGTCCTGTTCCAGCTGCGCGGCTATGGCATGGGGTGGACGCGTCCCCGCTTGCTGTTGGCCGGGGCCTCTGAAACAGTGAATTATCCGGTGGAATATCGCCGGATCACGACCGCAGGCACCACGACCTATTTGCTACAGCCGGGCAATGAGTTCGTCTTCCGTCAATCCAAGCCGGACGAGATGCCGCGCCTTTATGAAGCTGCGGCAGCGCAATGATCGCATCGGCCTGCCGTGTGGAATCGTCGCATTTTGTCGTAGCCTGATGAATGCTGCCCCCTGAGACCGATATGGTCTTTGTGGGGCAACGGTGGCAACGAATTGAGATGAGGTTTGCAGCATGATCACGGATGATCTCTTGCGCAAAGGAACGGCGCAACACAGCCAGGGGCAACTGGTGGAGGCGACGCAGTCGTTTCGCGCCGTCTTGCGCATCAATCCCACGCATCAGGCGGCGACTCGATCACTGCTGAGCATTGCCAAACAACTCCGCCAACCGGCCTCTCAGTCGACGGCCGTTGTGGATCAGCAAATCGATCAAGAACGTCGCAAATACGAGCAGGTGTGGCAGTGCGACGACTACCGCCGATTTTCACCCGGTTTGCAGGGCGCGCAGCTGGTTGATCTCATCGGTTATTTCCGACAGCACCAGGTGCGGACAATTCTGGATGCCGGTTGCGGTTCTGGCCAGTTGATGCAACAAATCATGACCGAATTCCCCGAGGAATTCGATCTGCATGGATTTGACATCTCCGCGAATTGCCTCGATCCATTTTTTGATGCGATCCGCGACGAAATTCTCACCGTCGGTTGTCTGTGGAATTTGGCAGAATTCGGGGAGATCTATGATGGCGTGATCTGCACTGACGTCATGGAGCACATCCCTACGCATCAGGTCCCCGCTTGTTTGGAAAACCTGCGCCAGTGCACCGCGAAGGCCGCCTATTTCGGCATCGCCCTGTTTCCTGACGGCTACGGGCAGAAGATCCTGGGAGAACCATTGCATCTGACCGTCAAAGAGCCGCAGTGGTGGATTTCGGCGATCCAGCGCGCAGGATTCACCGTCACGAAGGCCATGGTGGAAAATGGTCCCCATGCGAATCCGATGTGGCTGCATGCACTGCTGACGGTTTGAATCGCAACGTCCCGAGCAACGATGTCCGGAACGTTCTCCTACCGATTCAGCGGCGATTTTGCGCGACACCCTGCGGCCGTAAGGCCACCTGATTGTGCGCCGCCGTACTGGGCCGTTCGTAGCCGAAGGTGCGGCAGTAGTCGTCGCATGTGCTCCAAACACGATTCACGAATGCGACCAACTCCGGACGACGCTCCAGCAAATGCCGCTCCGCCGGGCCATCGGCCAGCGGCACGCTTTCACCGGTTGGTCCGGGAATTTCGACGCCCACTATTTCAGACAACCGTTGCATCCCACCGGGGGCTGCCAACTCTTCGTAGCGGAGAAGAATGTGCGGACGCTGAGAGATTTCCATCAAGGCCGCTGCCGAAGTCCGTGTGCGGTGTTCGACGAACGAGCCGTCGATCGGAATTCCCATTCGCAGTGCGACATCAACGTGCGACAACACAACATCGCGAATATCGCGTACGCACAGAACCAGGTTGCGAGGCGGATAGGTTTCGAGCAACTGTTGCCAGCCCTCCAACCGCGTTGTCCGCAATCCCCATTGGGGAATGGCTGCAAGTTTCGGTAAGACCTGCACGTCGAAGAATTCTTGAAAGGTCAGATAATTTTTTCGTGTCCAGTCTTGCTCGTCAATTTCAATGCCGCACTTGCGCAGTTGTGTGTGAACGTGCCGAGCCCATTCGTGGCCCAGAATGGCCGGTTCGTCGAGGATGATGCGCTGATTGGGGATCGTCATCAGCTCGGCGATTTCGCGAGTCCCACAGCCGATCAAACCGAAGAGGGTGAAGTCCATACCGTAGTCGACTTCTTGGGGCGCTGTCCCCTCAGTCGCCCCATGTTTGATACGATATTTTGTGAGCACGCGTTTCGCCACGGCATTCTGCTCCGATTCATTGCCGTCGATCCGGTGGAGAGAAATCGGATGTGGGATCTTCACACAGCGGGCTTGTTCCCAGACCCGCAGAAATTGATCAAATTCGTGGCCTTCCGATAGCGACTCGTCATGTAGAAACTGTTGGGCCACACTTGTTCTCAGCATGTGCCCAGACTGCAGCGACGCCTCTGGACGATAGTTCAGCAGTTCCGTAAAGGATTCGGTTTGGTCGATTTGCGGCTCGCGTTTGATCGCTTCGCTACTTCCCTCTTGGAAGGTGTACAACTGACCCCAAATACCGTCGTAGTCGTCGAGAAATGGTTTGATGTCGCCCAACGCATTGGCGGCGAGCAGGTCGTTGGCATCGATACACAGCACCCAGTCCGCCCCGCGCGACGCGGCGGCTCCGACGGCAAGATTTCTGGCCTGGGACGGACTCATCGTGCCGTTGTGATCGTCGATCCGCAGCGCGATCAAGTTTGCAAAGCCGCCATTATTGGTTTGGTAGGCACGTTTGATCGACTCGGTGCACTGGACGTA from Symmachiella dynata encodes:
- the hisD gene encoding histidinol dehydrogenase, whose translation is MTDSSSQTLNIQTIDCHNEDPIAALSELRRKLSPRGDIVSAAGRQRTIDLFGAPLTPQQVVEKICSDVRAQGLPAVLEYTAKLDRRELDVDTMRVTAEELADAHAAADEEYLATIRRIRDNVLEFQQAILNQDVSIERASGAGRVVLGQRYLPLRRIGVCIPGGAAAYPSTLLMTAVPAQAAGVQEIAVIVPPTDFGGYNVDILAACHELGITEVIRVGGAQGVAALAYGVEGIPQVDKIVGPGNLFVALAKQHVFGDVDIDSIAGPSEVVVLADETARADFVASDLISQAEHSPGSGVMITWHQPLMEAVRAELIAQLAQLERGDLARTSLEDYGALILARDADEACRLSDLLAPEHLHVSTANPESLLDKLQNAGAIFLGHYTPVAAGDYVAGPSHVLPTGGTARFANGLCANDFLKRSSIIRYDEASLRGDAGDICRMADKEGLTAHGASVSVRVGASDV
- a CDS encoding threonine aldolase family protein yields the protein MPDAIIEMRSDTMTKPTPAMREAIANAEVGDDMSGEDPTVNRLEAMIAERLGKEAAVFACSGTQSNQMGVRVHCRPGDELLIEAWGHIASYEAGGPAALSGVTCRPIIGRRGLLEVSDLEGQIHNDDQHLCPTRLVCVENTANRGGGVVYSLGAMQQIGAWAHENGLKVHMDGARLFNAVVAGGYTAQEICEPVDTISVCFSKGLGCPMGSALIGSEEEIRIARRARKLFGGAMRQSGIVAAAAIYALENNVDRMQEDHDNARAFAEALSQIEGIEIEMPETNLVFFDVEQEYGTAFALSSRLRELGVNINPTGPQSLRACTHLDVTREQSLRAAELIGDCLSKGLADVAETITGGPYASR
- a CDS encoding class I SAM-dependent methyltransferase encodes the protein MITDDLLRKGTAQHSQGQLVEATQSFRAVLRINPTHQAATRSLLSIAKQLRQPASQSTAVVDQQIDQERRKYEQVWQCDDYRRFSPGLQGAQLVDLIGYFRQHQVRTILDAGCGSGQLMQQIMTEFPEEFDLHGFDISANCLDPFFDAIRDEILTVGCLWNLAEFGEIYDGVICTDVMEHIPTHQVPACLENLRQCTAKAAYFGIALFPDGYGQKILGEPLHLTVKEPQWWISAIQRAGFTVTKAMVENGPHANPMWLHALLTV
- the larE gene encoding ATP-dependent sacrificial sulfur transferase LarE, whose product is MSDSLPVQLVEKRDALLGILSGYGRVAVAFSAGIDSTVVAKAAQLACGDRAVAVTADSPSLAGGELEEAKRLAALIGIRHQVVRTEEFENSDYLKNASNRCYFCKTELYTQLEGLAPQLNVDVIVNGANLDDRGDHRPGMQAASEHDIRSPLIEAEFTKADVRALAADWELPIWDKPASPCLSSRIAYGLSVTPERVRRVDEAECFLREELGLRELRVRHEPNDLARIEVPVTALARFANDDIRDKITTHFKSLGFKFITLDLEGFRSGSMNSVLPLESLTMSAK
- a CDS encoding MgtC/SapB family protein — translated: MFEFIDSIPDIILRPLMAVLCAAVLGFERETQGKAAGLRTQMMVGLGTAIFTMAAWNLQERLADTEGATRVDPTRVIAGIVGGLGFLGAGSIIQAGKSIRGLTTAATVWVVGAVGIACGLGDYLLALVATGFATIILVGVGYLEHRTDITGSTKSLPPKDS